CCGCTCCTCCCTTGCTCGCCTCGCCACAATCACCACCGCTGCCCCCCACGAGATGGAGATGACGACAACGACCACCGCCGCGACCGCCTTCGCCACGGCACTGATCGCCGCGGCGACGCTCTCGGACCCAGCCTCCGCGCAACTGGGTTGCACCTCCGTGATCATGAGCCTCTCCCCGTGCATGAGCTTCATAAGGGAACGAGGCGTTGGATCACCTGCAGCACCCACCGCCGCGTGCTGCACGCAGCTGGGCAGCGCGGTGCGGTCCCAGCCGACGTGCCTGTGCGCGGTGCTCAACGGCGATGCGGCGTCGTTCGGGCTCGCCGTCAACAAGACCCAGGCCTTGGCACTGCCCGGCGCCTGCAAAGTGAACACCCCGCCACTTAGCCAGTGCAAAGGTACGTAGCCGGTGTTTCTAAGCCGCCCCCCCAACCCCGCCGGGGGCCGCCCGAGGCGGCATTGTTGACGTCGAGTCGTTTCATAGGTGCAGCAGCAGGTGTCAGCGGCGCACCGGCGGCCTCACCTGCTGCACTACCGGCCGCGGAGACCCCATCGACGCCGTTGGTTCCCGCCAGCCCAGCGTCGGAGATCCCGTCGACGACGCCACGGTCAAGCGCAGGTAGAGTCCCACAATACTTGATGCCTCGAGATAACGAAGAAGGTGTTGGTTCTTTTGTCTTCTAAAGGAGATGACACCACACAGATTCAGGCAGCAGATCGAGCCGTTCTCTGATAGTTCCGCTCTTCTTCCTCTCAAGTACGTGGGCATGGAATCAATGATGGAGATCAGCATGGGTGGAGTAGAAGGCTTCGTCTGTGAGTGATTTCTGGGACTGCTCTTGCTCGTATCTTCCGACAAATATCAGCGAAAGTAGGCTCGTTTCATGTATTGCTTGTTAGCTTGAG
This Musa acuminata AAA Group cultivar baxijiao chromosome BXJ1-2, Cavendish_Baxijiao_AAA, whole genome shotgun sequence DNA region includes the following protein-coding sequences:
- the LOC135605730 gene encoding non-specific lipid transfer protein GPI-anchored 5-like is translated as MYVSRYSYVTYFLLPLRHPWTGRIGHPFGGQPRHSNCHMNRSSLARLATITTAAPHEMEMTTTTTAATAFATALIAAATLSDPASAQLGCTSVIMSLSPCMSFIRERGVGSPAAPTAACCTQLGSAVRSQPTCLCAVLNGDAASFGLAVNKTQALALPGACKVNTPPLSQCKGAAAGVSGAPAASPAALPAAETPSTPLVPASPASEIPSTTPRSSADSGSRSSRSLIVPLFFLSSTWAWNQ